One Streptomyces sp. NBC_00554 DNA segment encodes these proteins:
- a CDS encoding SDR family NAD(P)-dependent oxidoreductase: MTVTEDSQATPAGYTAEVAEASQGPGIDPERLAVCLSVLDELDKIDVDHPDAIAVRRATAGVYRTVKQRRRQDRRAAKTAHDKAVTESTATGSAQRIDDETEGILPSSVTDAGEIAGILQRPRSCYICKKRYVEVDYFYHQLCQECAAENRTRRDARTDLSGKRALLTGGRAKIGMYIALRLLRDGAHTTITTRFPNDAIRRFKAMPDSDEWIGRLKIVGIDLRDPAQVVALAESVAAEDPLDILINNAAQTVRRSPGAYSELLAAESGPLPTGELPPAEVIGTFGSGAVAALPVAGGGALTAKEVTDLALVSGSASLERIAAGTAIDAGGLVPDLHDTNSWIQSVEEVTPVELLEVQLCNSTAPFILISRLRSAMSAADANRTYIVNVSAMEGVFNRGYKGAGHPHTNMAKAALNMLTRTSAQEMFEKDRILMTAVDTGWITDERPHPDKMRLADAGFHAPLDLIDGAARVYDPIVRGEQGEDLYGVFMKDYAPGKW, encoded by the coding sequence ATGACGGTGACAGAGGACAGCCAGGCGACCCCCGCCGGGTACACGGCAGAGGTCGCGGAGGCGTCGCAGGGGCCCGGCATCGACCCGGAGCGGCTGGCCGTCTGCCTCAGCGTGCTCGACGAGCTCGACAAGATCGACGTCGACCACCCCGACGCCATCGCCGTGCGCCGCGCCACGGCGGGCGTCTACCGGACGGTCAAGCAGCGCCGCCGTCAGGACCGCCGCGCCGCCAAGACCGCCCACGACAAGGCGGTCACGGAGTCCACGGCCACCGGCTCCGCCCAGCGCATCGACGACGAGACGGAAGGCATCCTGCCCTCCTCCGTGACCGACGCCGGCGAGATCGCGGGGATACTCCAGCGCCCGCGCTCCTGCTACATCTGCAAGAAGCGGTACGTCGAGGTCGACTACTTCTACCACCAGCTCTGCCAGGAGTGCGCGGCCGAGAACCGCACCCGCCGCGACGCCCGTACCGACCTCAGCGGCAAGCGCGCGCTGCTCACCGGCGGCCGCGCCAAGATCGGCATGTACATCGCGCTGCGGCTGCTGCGGGACGGCGCGCACACCACGATCACCACGCGCTTCCCGAACGACGCGATCCGCCGCTTCAAGGCCATGCCCGACAGCGACGAGTGGATCGGCCGACTGAAGATCGTCGGCATCGACCTGCGCGACCCCGCCCAGGTCGTCGCGCTCGCCGAGTCCGTGGCCGCCGAGGACCCGCTCGACATCCTGATCAACAACGCGGCCCAGACCGTACGCCGCTCGCCGGGCGCCTACAGCGAACTGCTCGCCGCCGAATCGGGCCCGCTGCCCACCGGTGAGCTGCCGCCCGCCGAGGTGATCGGCACCTTCGGCTCGGGCGCCGTGGCCGCGCTCCCGGTCGCCGGGGGCGGCGCGCTGACCGCGAAGGAGGTCACCGACCTCGCGCTGGTGTCCGGCTCGGCGTCCCTGGAGCGGATCGCGGCCGGTACGGCGATCGACGCGGGCGGGCTGGTTCCCGACCTGCACGACACCAACAGCTGGATCCAGTCCGTCGAGGAGGTCACGCCGGTCGAGCTCCTCGAGGTCCAGCTCTGCAACTCCACCGCGCCGTTCATCCTCATCAGCCGCCTGCGCTCGGCGATGTCCGCGGCCGACGCCAACCGCACTTACATCGTGAACGTCTCCGCGATGGAGGGCGTCTTCAACCGCGGCTACAAGGGCGCGGGACACCCGCACACCAACATGGCCAAGGCCGCCCTGAACATGCTCACGCGCACCAGCGCCCAGGAGATGTTCGAGAAGGACCGCATCCTGATGACCGCCGTCGACACCGGCTGGATCACCGACGAACGCCCGCACCCCGACAAGATGCGCCTCGCCGACGCGGGCTTCCACGCCCCGCTCGACCTCATCGACGGCGCGGCCCGCGTGTACGACCCGATCGTCCGCGGTGAGCAGGGCGAGGACCTGTACGGGGTGTTCATGAAGGACTACGCGCCCGGCAAGTGGTAG
- a CDS encoding wax ester/triacylglycerol synthase family O-acyltransferase — protein MTSDLLAPLDLAFWNIESAQHPMHLGALGVFTAHSPTAGAHAADLLAARAAGVPGLRMRIRDVWQPLAFPLTFPPAFGGATREPAPDFEPLDHVTLHAPTDDFHAEAGRLMERPLERDRPPWEAHVLPGEDGVSFAVLFKFHHALADGLRALMLAAAIMDPMDLPEPRPRPAEPPRGLFPDVRKLPGLVRGTLSDVGRALDIGASVARATLGVQSSPALTSEPTGTRRTAGVVIDLDDVHRVRKTVGGTVNDVLIAVVAGALRRWLDERGDGSEGVAPRALIPVSKRRPRTAHPQGNRLSGYLIRLPVDDPDPLGRLRAVRTAMDRNKDAGPNRGAGAVALLADHVPPLGHRIGGPVVGQAARLLFDILVTSVPLPSLGLKLGGCPLTEVFPFAPLARGQALAVAVSTYRGQVHYGLLADAEAVPDLDVLARALTEEVAALNAACAS, from the coding sequence TTGACCTCCGACCTGCTCGCACCACTCGACCTGGCGTTCTGGAACATCGAGTCCGCCCAGCACCCCATGCACCTCGGCGCCCTGGGTGTCTTCACGGCCCACTCGCCCACCGCGGGCGCGCACGCCGCCGACCTGCTGGCGGCCCGCGCGGCCGGAGTCCCCGGGCTGCGCATGCGGATCCGTGACGTATGGCAGCCGCTGGCCTTCCCGCTCACCTTCCCGCCGGCCTTCGGCGGGGCAACCCGCGAGCCCGCGCCGGACTTCGAGCCGCTCGACCACGTGACGCTGCACGCGCCGACCGACGACTTCCACGCGGAAGCGGGCCGCCTCATGGAACGCCCGCTGGAGCGAGACCGGCCGCCGTGGGAGGCGCATGTGCTGCCCGGCGAGGACGGCGTGTCGTTCGCCGTGCTCTTCAAATTTCACCACGCACTGGCCGACGGGCTGAGGGCGCTGATGCTCGCGGCCGCGATCATGGACCCGATGGACCTGCCGGAACCCCGCCCGCGCCCCGCCGAGCCGCCCCGAGGGCTCTTCCCGGACGTCCGCAAGCTGCCTGGCCTGGTCCGTGGCACCCTCTCCGACGTGGGCCGGGCCCTCGACATCGGCGCCTCGGTCGCCCGCGCGACCCTGGGCGTACAGTCCTCGCCCGCCCTGACCTCGGAGCCCACCGGCACCCGCCGCACCGCGGGCGTGGTTATCGATCTCGACGACGTGCACCGCGTCCGCAAGACCGTCGGCGGCACCGTCAACGACGTCCTGATCGCCGTCGTCGCGGGCGCCCTGCGCCGCTGGCTCGACGAGCGCGGCGACGGCAGCGAAGGCGTCGCACCCCGGGCCCTGATCCCCGTCTCCAAGCGCCGCCCGCGCACCGCGCACCCACAGGGCAACCGGCTCTCCGGGTACTTGATACGGCTTCCGGTCGACGATCCGGATCCGCTCGGACGGCTGCGCGCGGTCCGTACCGCCATGGACCGCAACAAGGACGCAGGGCCCAACCGGGGAGCGGGCGCCGTCGCGCTGCTAGCCGACCATGTGCCGCCGCTCGGGCACCGGATCGGCGGACCCGTCGTCGGTCAGGCGGCCCGGCTGCTCTTCGACATCCTCGTCACCAGCGTTCCGCTGCCCAGCCTCGGCCTGAAACTCGGCGGCTGCCCGCTCACCGAGGTGTTTCCGTTCGCCCCGCTGGCCCGCGGCCAGGCACTCGCGGTGGCCGTCTCGACGTACCGCGGGCAGGTCCACTACGGGCTCCTGGCCGACGCGGAGGCCGTCCCGGACCTCGACGTGCTGGCCCGTGCGCTGACCGAGGAGGTGGCGGCGCTGAACGCCGCCTGCGCCTCCTGA
- a CDS encoding GH92 family glycosyl hydrolase, whose protein sequence is MRWARHLRLLMAGAVAASALFAAPAAQAAGPSAGRLTDLVNPFIGTENDGNTYPGAAVPFGMVQFSPDTGHNTGYDYSQNHIRGFSLVHLSGVGCGLGGDLPVLPTTGDVTETDYGRYQAEFSHDTESASPGYYKVGLKTGIDAELTATARTGVQRYTFPATDKANVLLNAGQSLHRTVSTKVEILDNRTVRTAITGSGFCQDTKPYTVYTITRFDRPFTTYGTWDGETVTTGSQAGRDGAFVRFDTTKDRTVEATTALSYVDARGAALNLRSEGGRSFDTVRGEADRTWEDRLNDVRAQGGTDTLRRTFYSSLYRSFLAPNIGSDADGRYTGWDQKVHRAKGFTYYQNWSLWDTYRTQSQLLSLLAPREARDMAISVIKIDEESGWLPKWGYGTVETNIMTGDPVTPFLTNAYQQGLLKGYEERAYRALKKNADGVPPADSSAVGREANEEYIANGFAPYIKGRPHAKPGDSDYDHGASATLEYALSDAMLGAMAQDLGHDADAARYAARSENYREIYDGSTGFFRARDASGAFTGSADPAQSEGFHEGTSWQYQWLVPQDLPGMVDLIGGKQAANDRLDSFFAYEQLLQDPAKTAREVWVNGPYDYYNADKYNPQNEPDLIAPYTYLSTGQPWKTTDVVHAALTLFTDAPTGMTGNDDLGTMSAWNVLSSIGIFPVQPGYDTWGLSTPVFERIDLTLDRRYYPRGALTVTAPGTSDSDRYIQSAQVNGSSYGRTYLTTDALRGIGSLAFTVGDEPSEWGTSAEAAPPALN, encoded by the coding sequence ATGAGATGGGCCCGGCACCTGCGCCTGCTCATGGCGGGGGCGGTGGCAGCGTCCGCGCTGTTCGCCGCCCCCGCCGCCCAGGCCGCCGGGCCCAGCGCCGGTCGACTCACCGATTTGGTCAACCCGTTCATCGGTACGGAGAACGACGGCAACACCTACCCCGGTGCCGCCGTGCCCTTCGGCATGGTGCAGTTCTCCCCGGACACCGGACACAACACGGGCTACGACTACTCCCAGAACCACATCCGCGGCTTCTCCCTCGTCCATCTGTCGGGCGTCGGCTGCGGGCTCGGAGGCGACCTGCCCGTCCTTCCGACCACCGGTGACGTGACCGAGACGGATTACGGCCGGTATCAGGCCGAGTTCAGCCACGACACGGAATCCGCGAGCCCCGGCTACTACAAGGTCGGCCTGAAGACCGGCATCGACGCCGAGCTGACGGCCACCGCACGCACCGGTGTGCAGCGCTACACCTTCCCGGCCACGGACAAGGCCAACGTCCTGCTCAACGCGGGACAGTCGCTGCACAGGACGGTCTCCACCAAGGTCGAGATCCTCGACAACCGAACCGTGCGCACCGCGATCACGGGCAGCGGCTTCTGCCAGGACACCAAGCCGTACACCGTCTACACGATCACCCGCTTCGACCGGCCGTTCACCACCTACGGCACCTGGGACGGCGAAACGGTCACCACCGGGTCCCAGGCCGGGCGTGACGGCGCCTTCGTCCGCTTCGACACGACGAAGGACCGCACGGTGGAGGCGACCACCGCACTCAGCTACGTGGATGCCCGCGGTGCGGCGCTCAACCTCCGCTCCGAGGGCGGCCGTTCGTTCGACACCGTCCGGGGCGAGGCCGACCGCACCTGGGAGGACCGGCTGAACGACGTACGCGCCCAGGGAGGCACCGACACCCTGCGCCGCACCTTCTACTCGTCCCTCTACCGGTCCTTCCTCGCGCCCAACATCGGCAGCGACGCCGACGGCCGCTACACCGGCTGGGACCAGAAGGTCCACCGCGCAAAGGGCTTCACCTACTACCAGAACTGGTCGCTGTGGGACACCTACCGCACCCAGTCGCAGCTTCTCTCCCTGCTCGCACCGCGTGAGGCACGGGACATGGCGATCTCCGTGATCAAGATCGACGAGGAGAGCGGCTGGCTGCCCAAGTGGGGGTACGGCACGGTCGAGACGAACATCATGACCGGCGATCCGGTCACCCCGTTCCTGACCAACGCCTACCAGCAGGGTCTGCTCAAGGGGTATGAGGAGCGGGCGTACCGCGCGCTGAAGAAGAACGCCGACGGGGTTCCGCCCGCCGACTCGTCGGCAGTGGGGCGCGAGGCCAACGAGGAGTACATCGCGAACGGCTTCGCGCCCTACATCAAGGGCCGCCCGCACGCGAAGCCCGGCGACTCGGACTACGACCACGGTGCGTCCGCGACCTTGGAGTACGCCCTGTCGGACGCCATGCTCGGCGCGATGGCGCAGGACCTGGGACATGACGCCGACGCGGCGCGGTATGCCGCCCGGTCCGAGAACTACCGGGAGATCTACGACGGTTCGACCGGCTTCTTCCGTGCGCGCGATGCCTCCGGGGCCTTCACGGGGTCGGCCGACCCGGCCCAGAGCGAGGGGTTCCATGAGGGCACGTCCTGGCAGTACCAGTGGCTCGTGCCGCAGGACCTGCCGGGGATGGTCGACCTGATCGGCGGCAAGCAGGCGGCCAACGACCGGCTCGACTCGTTCTTCGCGTACGAGCAGCTCCTTCAGGATCCCGCGAAGACGGCGCGTGAGGTGTGGGTCAACGGCCCGTACGACTACTACAACGCGGACAAGTACAACCCGCAGAACGAGCCCGACCTGATCGCGCCGTACACCTATCTGTCGACCGGTCAGCCGTGGAAGACGACCGACGTGGTGCATGCGGCGTTGACCCTGTTCACAGACGCGCCGACCGGAATGACCGGCAACGACGACCTGGGCACGATGTCCGCCTGGAACGTCCTGTCGTCGATCGGGATCTTCCCGGTGCAGCCCGGCTACGACACCTGGGGCCTGTCGACGCCCGTATTCGAGCGGATCGACCTCACACTCGACCGGCGCTACTACCCGCGCGGCGCTCTGACGGTGACCGCTCCGGGCACCTCGGACAGTGACCGGTACATCCAGTCGGCCCAGGTGAACGGATCCTCGTACGGCCGTACGTACCTGACGACCGACGCGCTCCGGGGCATCGGCTCGCTGGCCTTCACGGTCGGCGATGAGCCGTCCGAGTGGGGGACGTCCGCGGAGGCGGCCCCACCTGCGCTGAACTGA